One Niabella beijingensis DNA window includes the following coding sequences:
- a CDS encoding phosphodiester glycosidase family protein, whose product MSTNTDIVDGEAPRLTVLSKPIANAGDTVVVTGSFTAADNLFFGNTSVAPLTKSGTEMSFVVPDGTGSAFVMVVRGGELQSNKLLFTYAIPSEREGYKIGASYYDIDTTSFYRVGPGTDYMRLDLRDKDSINPLRVHLMIIDANNPNLSFKTVLAKDSVLDVETVIAMANRKSVAGKNYFAGINGDLFNNTAGNVNFGRITNASVVDGVITNSNSSIQTYAPVFFNDNTIYFDRIMFNNWVTMADGKRQSFRVINNGRGADDLVFYNSYRGKNTGTNVFGTELGVVPVNGNWGDYVDVPVKVLSKTTRASNMGSMVIPAGGAVLSGHDIQDTLYLRNGEIGDILKITAFISNVDGVKAEQLISGDFQVLRDGMPLNGDATRSARTAVGASQDKSKIIYCVVEGAIADVSVGASRTDLADIMKLAGAYNAVNFNGGSYSTMYAKGAGYNNTGLMNLPDNTTTAPNAGNGLFAVSNAPADAAVVKLVADLYSVRVKPNGTVTPRFYGLNQYGHIVASDISGVTLTEANGSGTIAGTTFTAGTSAGYTELHATYHGLSTVIKVAIVE is encoded by the coding sequence GTGTCAACAAACACGGATATCGTTGACGGAGAAGCCCCCCGGTTGACGGTCCTTAGCAAGCCGATCGCAAATGCCGGAGACACTGTTGTGGTCACCGGTAGTTTTACAGCTGCCGATAATCTTTTTTTTGGAAATACTTCTGTGGCTCCGCTGACAAAATCCGGAACGGAAATGAGCTTTGTTGTTCCCGATGGTACAGGAAGTGCTTTTGTAATGGTGGTGCGGGGCGGTGAACTGCAATCCAATAAATTATTATTCACCTATGCAATACCATCGGAAAGAGAAGGGTATAAAATAGGAGCCAGTTATTATGATATTGATACTACTTCCTTTTATAGAGTAGGACCGGGCACCGACTACATGCGGCTTGATCTTCGGGATAAGGATAGCATAAATCCGCTGAGAGTTCATTTAATGATCATTGATGCGAATAACCCTAATCTTTCTTTTAAAACCGTATTGGCAAAAGATTCGGTGCTGGATGTGGAAACAGTTATTGCGATGGCCAACCGCAAGTCGGTAGCGGGAAAAAACTATTTTGCAGGTATCAATGGCGATCTGTTTAATAATACAGCTGGCAATGTCAATTTCGGACGCATCACCAATGCCAGCGTGGTGGATGGTGTGATCACCAATAGCAATAGCTCGATTCAAACCTATGCTCCTGTATTTTTCAATGACAATACCATTTACTTTGACCGGATCATGTTCAATAACTGGGTTACAATGGCGGATGGGAAAAGGCAAAGTTTCCGGGTGATAAATAACGGAAGAGGAGCAGATGATCTTGTTTTCTATAATAGCTACCGGGGAAAGAATACCGGTACCAATGTGTTCGGAACGGAATTGGGAGTGGTGCCGGTAAATGGCAACTGGGGCGATTATGTAGATGTGCCCGTTAAGGTGCTGTCAAAAACAACAAGGGCCAGCAATATGGGTTCAATGGTAATCCCCGCAGGAGGCGCAGTACTTTCAGGACACGATATACAGGATACCTTATACCTGCGCAACGGAGAGATTGGTGATATTTTAAAGATCACGGCTTTTATAAGTAATGTTGACGGAGTGAAGGCGGAGCAGCTGATTTCAGGAGACTTTCAGGTGCTGCGGGATGGTATGCCATTGAACGGGGATGCCACAAGATCAGCAAGAACGGCTGTCGGAGCTTCGCAGGATAAATCAAAAATTATCTATTGTGTGGTCGAAGGTGCTATAGCCGACGTTTCTGTAGGCGCTTCGCGTACCGATCTGGCCGATATTATGAAACTGGCAGGAGCTTATAATGCAGTAAACTTTAACGGAGGAAGTTACAGCACCATGTATGCGAAAGGTGCGGGATATAACAATACCGGATTGATGAATCTCCCGGACAATACCACCACGGCTCCCAATGCCGGCAATGGCCTGTTCGCGGTATCCAATGCACCTGCTGATGCGGCGGTGGTGAAACTGGTTGCCGATCTGTACTCCGTACGCGTAAAACCAAATGGCACAGTTACCCCCCGGTTCTACGGACTGAATCAATACGGACATATCGTTGCGTCCGATATCAGCGGCGTAACGCTAACAGAAGCGAATGGTTCGGGAACCATTGCCGGAACGACCTTTACAGCTGGAACCAGTGCAGGGTACACGGAACTTCATGCAACGTACCACGGACTCAGCACTGTTATTAAAGTGGCCATTGTTGAATAA
- a CDS encoding FAD:protein FMN transferase, whose translation MRRFLQKSGCLLGGGLLIFGLANFGKQPSLKPFHVNGFAQGTTYHITYYATDSSLTREQADSIFHSLDSSLSVYKPYSLITRFNQEQRGLVPDLHLKKVVLKAQEVSATSGGIFDITVMPLVKLWGFGPAGRTKPEPRAEEVKEVLKYVGYKKLYFQGDSLLKKDPRLTIDVNGIAQGYTVDVIAGFLDARGVENYLVEVGGEIRVKGRKQPSGEVMKIGVESPSEKENEETPVLIKTVFVKEGAVTTSGKYRNFYQSGNKKISHLIDPRTGYTLNNEMISVTVWAKDGITADAYDNVFMGLPLKRAFDFLEKHQGLECYFIYLKKDGTVADTASAGFEAMQNRN comes from the coding sequence ATGCGGAGATTTTTACAAAAAAGCGGTTGCTTGCTGGGTGGCGGTTTGCTGATTTTCGGGCTTGCGAATTTTGGAAAACAGCCTTCCCTCAAACCGTTTCATGTCAACGGGTTTGCCCAGGGAACTACTTACCATATCACCTATTATGCGACAGACAGCAGCCTGACAAGGGAGCAGGCAGACAGCATCTTTCATTCACTGGACAGTTCGTTGTCGGTTTATAAACCGTACTCACTGATTACCCGGTTTAACCAGGAACAAAGAGGACTGGTCCCGGATCTGCATTTAAAGAAAGTGGTGCTGAAGGCGCAGGAGGTGTCGGCCACCTCCGGAGGGATCTTTGATATTACCGTGATGCCGCTGGTAAAACTTTGGGGATTTGGCCCTGCGGGCAGAACGAAGCCGGAGCCGCGGGCGGAAGAGGTAAAGGAAGTGCTGAAATACGTAGGATATAAAAAACTTTATTTTCAAGGCGACAGCCTGCTGAAAAAAGATCCGCGGCTGACAATTGATGTCAATGGCATCGCGCAAGGCTATACGGTGGATGTGATCGCCGGTTTTCTGGATGCAAGGGGCGTTGAAAATTACCTTGTTGAGGTAGGTGGCGAGATCCGCGTAAAAGGCAGGAAGCAGCCTTCGGGAGAGGTAATGAAAATAGGCGTGGAAAGCCCGTCGGAAAAAGAAAATGAAGAAACTCCTGTGCTGATAAAAACAGTTTTTGTAAAAGAAGGGGCGGTTACCACCTCCGGTAAATACCGTAATTTTTACCAGAGCGGTAATAAAAAAATATCACATCTTATTGACCCGCGTACCGGTTATACGCTGAATAACGAAATGATCAGTGTAACCGTGTGGGCAAAAGATGGCATCACAGCGGATGCCTATGACAACGTGTTTATGGGGCTGCCGCTAAAAAGAGCATTTGATTTTTTAGAAAAACACCAAGGACTGGAATGTTATTTCATTTATTTAAAAAAGGACGGAACAGTGGCAGATACAGCGTCCGCCGGATTTGAGGCGATGCAGAACAGAAACTGA